A window of Opisthocomus hoazin isolate bOpiHoa1 chromosome 11, bOpiHoa1.hap1, whole genome shotgun sequence genomic DNA:
ttgGCTCCAGAAGTTTCCTGAGAAAATGCCATCAGTTCTTAGAATTCACTCTACTTTGCTTCATAGGCTTCTGCATGTCTGCGGATCAGGCTGAACTTGCCTGTAGGGTCAGGGACGTACCACTTCTCCCAGACTTCAGCATATGAAGCTGTTCTTCCCCATGGTTTGAAATGTCCATTCCAATGGAGCAGCTTGGCAGCTTTCACAAACTGAGGAGAGTACCGTTTTCCAGCACTAGACCCTTTAATTGAAAAAGGAGCATTAGTGCCTGAAATAAAGGCAGATGAAACACCAACgtgcaatattttaatttcaaaacaaataagTTTAACAAAGGAAATCTTGTCATTTATGGATAAAGGAGGTGATATGGGAGGTGGAAATCAgggcaaagtgaaaaacataatCAGGCGCAACTGAATGCCACTTTGGTCTGTCTCAGTATCTAGTTTAATGTATGGCCTTAACTTCCAAGTTCTTTAAAACCCCCTTAATACCCAAATGTATTCAGCAGTTGGAAACGAAATCTAAGCAAGCTCTCCCAGCACTGGGGTTTTACCAGTAGCAGAACAGCTACAACTGTCTGATCCTCTCAACAGTCTTGGAAGAAACACCTAGGATCACTTCAGATACAGTATAtgtgtggaaaaagaaaatgagaagtagTTTGCAAGTAAGTCAATTCAACAACTATGCCCCTAGCAGTTCAAAAAAGAACATGAAGGATCAGGCCCACAAGCCCCAAGATGGTATTGCAAAGCAgtgtttcttgaagaaaaaagtataaaatagAGCAAGAAAAGATCTATTTGCTGCATCATCAACTGTCCAGCTAGAGACTTGGAAAAACACACTGGAGGAGCAGTGTCAAAAATGTTTCATACATACCAAGATGCCGGACATTCCACATAGGATCAATACTGGAATGGTGCTTGTAGAATACAATTAGCAGTGGGGGTGTCGTGATGCTGCCAGCCAGAGTCCTACTGTAAAGTTCCTCTCTggaagaaaggatgaaaaaaatttGGGAAAAGATGCTTGTGTGGCCCTAAATCAGCTGATTTTTCACTTGCAGCTGCATGACAGGAATCCACAGGTACACACACAGCCCTTCACTTAACAATTAAACGCCATCACCATAACGCAATCCCTGACCCACTGACTTACACTACATTAAGTGCCATCCACTTCTCCAGTTGCTTAGTGATGTTCTGCAATTTCCATTCTGTCAAATTGGCAACAAATACTCCTGGATTGAAAGAGCAGGTGTTGGCTTTCATGGCCAGCTTTCGGATGGTTTCTTTTTTGTAATCTAGAAACCCAATGTAATTATACTGGGGAGAAAGAGAGTAGAAATGAGCTTAAAATATGGTCAAAttactatttaaagaaaaattctgcaCAACTCCCAGACAAGCATAGTTTGAAGTTGCTAAAGCAAATACCCCTTCctttaaaacaaggaaaagaaagtttAAGAGGTCTAACGTTTTTAAAATACGATTATATAAATTCCATATTTTAAAGAATGCTGCATTAATATGGTACCACTCCCAGAAAAAGTACATGTTATACACTCACAAATGAAAAATTCTCCCTCTGATGTTCTAAGACCTCCTGCTGTTCCACACTGGGAATTGCTCTCATTGTAAAGCACAGCAAAAATTCCAAGTGCTTTTACTGTGCCTAAACAGAAACTGCAGGCATCATTTGTAACACAAACATCAGACTAAACCGATTTGGGTAGAGACAGTCACACCTTTAGGTTCACTGCATTTGGAAGTCAACCTGCAAGAACATGAAAACAGAGTGGTTTCCAAAACCTGGGATCTATAGTATTGTTACTGCTGAATCAGAATCAAACTAACCTGATTGCCTGCTCCACGGACAGCAACTTTGTTAGTGGTTGAGTCACAATCATCTGAAAATGCAGCTGCATGCCCAGGTTTCAACGGAGTATTGTAAAGTTCAAGAATATCATCTGAAAAATGGAAGTAAGCCCAGGAAAATTAAAAGCAATCCTGAGTAAGCGCTGAGTGACTTTTTGTTCAGTCCATTGCTACAGCAGAAGAAGACACTCAGTTTAATCCAACGCATTCATATTTACAAAGTTCTTATATCCTTCCTTGAAGCAGAAGTGTTTGTTTACTGTAAGAGATGGCGTACTGACCTCAGCATAAGGCCAGTGGCAAAAGACTAAGAAAAGGTCCCATACCTTGCACTATTACATCATCATCCACATAGATGGCCTTCTCTGCATGAGGTACCAAACTGGGCAAGTAGAATCTTGCGAAGGTTAACTgtgaaaacaagaaagcaagagaaCTTAAGCATTAAATGAAAAACTGTCCAAATAAATGTGAAATTGACTGATACTCCTGGCACTTATCCATGGCACTAATGCCGAATATAACTTCTATCAAGGACTTGGAATAGGCAGCAATATCCTAGAAGTTTTATAAAACAAACAGGTTCCAGCAATTTCTGGTTTCCTATGAATTTGTGCATTGATAAACTAACTTTAAAACTGGTCTATAATCTCTTATTTCTCCACATATATCTGTAGTATCTCTGAGGTGTTGGCATGCTTGACATGCAAGCGGCTGTGTTTTACTGTAGCCAGAAGCAAAAGATGATACTAGGCATGCATATGTAGATATTCAAATCCATCTCTCACTATCTGGGAATTTATTCATACTGAAATTTAGGAATTTGATTATAAAAGATTGTTTCTATGCTAATAGATTTGTTTTTTATCTCTAGTTGTGTTCAAAAGCCAGTATCGAAATAGATTGTTACTAACTAATAATTGCAAAAAGTAATCAACGTCATCCTCACTGGTTTTAAGGTGTCTGCCTTTTGAGGATCCACTTGTACTTTCCCTTCTAAGACACGAGGGTCAAAATCCAAAATTCGGTATCTTAgatttttcagagcagtgttACTTAGCCACAGCCTGCAAACAGGAGAAAGGCATAGATCTTGTTAAATGAGACAAAATCAAATGAAAAGCAAGAGATCCGACTGACAATGATTCAGGTTTTGATCTGGCCACTCGCTTCCCTATCCAACAAACACACATACAGAATGTAATCTACGGCTGATGTCAGTGGCGTTCTGTATGACTGCAGGGACATGCCCACTATCAGCATACCACACAGCAGTGACACATGAAAGGCAAGAGGTTGCTTCTTATTTTATTAGAAATATATGGTCCTGTTATCGCAGGTCCTTCACAAAAAATTTCAGTGTGAACAGATGTGGGTAAAAATAAAAGGATCAAAGAACAATCTAGAAAAATGGAGAAACTTCATTGACGGCCTTTGAAGTGCTTAGATGAAATGCAGGAAGTAACTTTTACAAGCCCTCCACTAACAAACTCCAACCCCACTGGTTGAATATAACCCCACTGGAAAAGATGTCTCTTTTCCACCCCTGAAACATTACCAGAAGGAATGACTGTAGGACTCCCCAGAGCAGCCTTGTCAAAAAGCTGCAATAAGCAGCAGCAGATAGGAACTGCAAACAATTCAGAGCAGTGCAGTGCCAGGGTAAGTCAGCTCTCCCTTTTCTCAGAGATACTTAAGTTTTACAGTATTGTGGGAATCTAATGAAAAGATCATTACCTCAAGTGATCCACAGTATCATTCAAAGTAACAATATGGAAAATCACATTGGATCTGGTGTGACGGTAAATACTGTTCATGGCTGCAATCGCACCCCCAAGCCTCTCATCTGATGCTGCAATGACCACAGAAATCTCCTCCTCGTTCCTTTCATCTGCCAGCCTCTGGGGGGCTGCAGGTATGAAATCGATAGGCTGAAGGCCTAATGGATTTGAATCTGTGGAGTACAAACGGCATCACATACTGTTGTATGCAAATGAAGTAGATAATATTACCACGGTAAAATTCCCAACGCCTTCAATTATTTCTACTATGCAAGCACTTGGATGTCTCAGTTGAGGTGTGGATTACAGCACGCCAGTATCAAACACTTAAAATGGAGCACCTGCTCTTGAGTATCCAAGATGTTAATGAATAGGAAAGCCTCACACTTACAAAGAAACTACATACATTTAACTGCACATATTCACACACAGCACAAGGTACTAAAATGAGGCTTAAACTACAGCAGGCCGCACTTCACCTTTGTTTCCCTCTACCATGTCTATAACCTCAGTGAATTTCCCCTCCCATTTACCCTAACCACCTTCTAGTCTTCTCCACATCaccctttcctctttttctttttcttttccttttcctcttaagTAGGAAccaatgaagaaaacagaaattctaaATTAAGTCACTCTTGTGAATTTTTCCCACTGAAGATCCAGGCATTAAGTACAGCCCACATTTATTCCAGGCATCACAAGTCACACTACATTATCTAAGCTGAAACCACAAGAGTTTATACTCACAGTGTGCTGACAGCATAGTGGGAGATCAGCATTTAAATTTATTACATCATCTGTAAAAGCTGGCAAATTGCTCACTACCCATTCTTTTTATAACACCACCGGTACCTTTCACATAACCTAGACTATTACATATTGGATCATTTTAGGCAATTTGAGGAACGTAGCAAAGAGGCACATGGCAGTTTGTAGCAATATTCTGCGGCTCATCACGCTGGGCTTTCGcttctgtttgcctttttcaGATGGCATTCAACAGCTTCGACATCAACTGATTCCTGGCTAAGGCCTGTGAGGCTCCTATTCAACTGCTGTTGGGAGCACCTGTACAACTGCTACCCTGGAGCAGCAACAGCTCCAGGAGCAGCAAACTGGGACTTAGCAGTTAATGGGGACACAGAGAGGCTCTGTGGGACCATGTGCAGTTCTGAAAAGCCAACTCCCAAGAATGAGAAAGCTTTGCTAAGCAAACTGAATCATATCTTAATGACTTTTAAAGCCTTAAAGCTTTACTAGCCTTACTGCTATCTCACCTGGCTCCCTGACTGAGAAAAGTCATATGACAGCAAGAACAGACAAGCCCACCAAGCTGGAGTTTCTTGGGTATGAGAACAGGAAAAGATCTACTCATAAGAAAGTACAAAAATTATATCGTTATGCAAATGATTGATGATTATCATACACATTCTTTCAGCAACATGGTAGTTTCTGTCTGGCCAGAGCACGTGCCTTCCCaccaactttaaaataaaataaaataaaaaaaaaacaacaaacaaaaaaccctcaacatACCTGACAATTCCCGTTTCAAGAAGTCACTGAGGCCTAGGAAGTTATGATGAAGAACTAGCAAAAATATGACAACAGCCACTATAAGGATGGAAATGTTcactaaaaatgtaaaagaaaaaagtttgtcAATATAACCAAAGAAAGATTGGGAAACTCAGAAAAGtacaaaaaagattttaaaaaaattagacaCACACATCTATGCATACCTTTCCTTAATGTCATTTTTCTCTTGTTATTTTATCTATTAGCATAAGCTTCCTGCAAACCTGCAAGAGAAAAAATACGCCAGTCACTTCCTACTTCCAGTGCATGCCTGCACAAGGCACAGCACGCTACCACCAGGAGTGTCTAAACAGTTTCCAAATGCAGTGAATGGTTCCTTCTCGCAAAGGGGCAAAATTGTATGTCACCTTTAGTAACTGAGTATGGTATCTCAGTAAGTGTGTAGCTACAATGATGTATCAAAAGAAGAACTCGGAGATAGAAAGGGAGACACAGAGATCTTGCCATTTACTTcactaacagaaaaaaacccaaacaaactcaTACTGCTTCTGCCAGCCAAAAGTGATCTGCAAAGGATATGCAAGACTGTgtatggtttgttttgttttttactgttgCACCAATTTATTTAACTACCTGAACTGGAAGCACCCCAGCAAGAAGGCAAATGACTATGTGTTTATTTCCTTTCTTAACTAACTGCAAGATTTTGGCAGGACGCAGTGTTCCTAAGATTTTAACAAATAGCATTATGCACACTTTCAAAACCGTGAAATACAACAGAATATCAGCTGAAGTATCATCACACAAAAAAGATCACGAAAGCGTAAAAGGCAGCATTACCGTCACATTACAGAAGGGGATTAAAAACAGGCACTCAAAGCAATGATGCAATTTTGGTATACGATCCCAACATACACATTCGCTATTTAATGGTACGTGAGATTGTGCAATCAGAACAAGAACTACGTGTCCTAGAGCGCGACATCGCTCTCAAGCAACACACAGTAACCGCTCACACCAGAACAACAGGCAAGGTTCAAGAAACGGCCGCTGTCCTATATTAAAACACTTGCAAAAATTCCAAATTAAGGTCCCACACACTGCGCTGTGACTATTCTGGGTGTCGGACGCAACCACCCTCTGCCCGCTGGCGCCTTTCTCCCGCGGGGAAGGGACATTTATCGGGCACAGCGGGCACGGGCCATGCGCCGGGCGCTGCTGCAGCCGCTCGGGACCGGCAGCCCTCGCTGAGGGGAGGAGGACACGGCCCGGCCCTCGCCGAGGGGAGGACAACGCAGCGCTCCTCGGGCCCTGCGGCCGCCACGCTGAGGGGGCGCGCGCCTACGCACGACCTCCGGCCACAGCACGGCAGCCGCGCCGGCGCTTACAGATCGGCTTTGCCAGAAATCACTGCCCGTGGCGACACAGGCCCACGCCGAAACGCCCCAGCGCCCGCTCCTCGCTGCCCTGCCGCAATCCCAGCCGCTCCGGCGGCGCGGCCTGCGCGCAGTGAGGTGGGAACGCGACTTCGCGGGCTGCCGCGGCCCAGTGGCGCAAACCGCGTTCCCGCGCAGCTCCTCGGAAGGCGTAGCCCAGGCGGGGGACCCCGGAGCCTCGGGCCGGGCTCTCCTCCACCAAGACCCCCCCGTTCCCGCTCCCCTCACCGTCCTCCCGCGCCGCCGTCGCCAACTGCCACCTCGGCAGCGCGCAccgcccccgcggccgccgccaccCTCCAGCAGGCCGACGGGGCGCAGCTGCCCGCCCCGCGGCACTACAGCGGGGCCGCGGCAGCCGCCGGCGCTTTCGCGAGGACAGCCCGAGCCTTGGGCGGGAAGGGCCACCCCGGAGGCTGCCAGGTCGGCGTCGATTCCGGACAGGCGAGACCGCAGGCGCCTCGCACCTGCCGGCTGAAGGCCCCTCAATCAGGGGTCCTAAGGATCGAAGCCGCCGTTGCGGGGGAGACAGCGTCCCGCGCCGGGGCGTGGCGGCCGTTTCCAGGGCAGCGCAAGGCGACGATGGCGCAGGGGAGGCcgaggcccaggcccaggcccagagCGGCAGGCGGCGACCACGGCGGCGGGGAGCCGACGGCCGAGACAGCGGGCCGCCAGCCCGGGCTGACGGAGGACGGGGCGGGGCGAAAGGGGCCCGTTTCCGTCCAGCTCATCAGCCGACTTCCGGTCCCGCTTCCCCGCGGCGGCGTCGCGCCGAGCCGGGCCGCCGTACCACCGagcagccgcccgccgccgggctccgacgaggaagaggagcaggaggaggaggaccgcGAGGCGCCGCTCGCCGCCATGCTGAGCGTCTTCCGCTCCATCCCCACGCAGATGGTACGGCAGAGCCGCCGCGGGAGGCCCCGCCGCGTCCGGGCCCTCGCCCCCTCGCCGGTGCTGGCGGCCCGGAGCGCTCCCCTTGCTCCCCGCGGGGCGGTACTGCGCACGGTTCCCAGTTTTTGGTCAGAAAAGCGGAGCTTTAGCGCGCTGCGAAATGGAGGTCGcgcggggcagccccgctgcGACAGGCGGACCgcatcccgcccccccccccccccccccgttctctCTGTTGCGGTGGCCAGGCTTTCACTTAGTGATATTAATCTAACTGCAAGGGTGTTTGGAACTTCCATGGCTTACCCTGGACGGACAgcacttgcttttatttttagatgtGGTCAAGCCTGCAGGGGAGGTGTGAATTCAGAGCTTAATGCTTTGACACTTGCAATCCAGACATGGCAAGAAAAATCATTCTAGTCTTGTTTGAAAGTTGAATAAAAAAGCTGAGAACCTGTGGTCAGGCTGACTCCAGGCTCTAACCTGAAAGACTTTAACTGGCAAGGTTTGTGTTTTGGGTAACTGACAAAAAAATACCTCTTTCCACAGGACTACAAGGGCCAAAAATTAGCAGAACAGATTTTTCAAGGAATCATTCTTGTCTCTGCAGTAAGTATACTAGAACTATGGGCGATAACGTAAAGGACTATTTTCTGATCTTACAAACAAGGCGTTTTTTCCTCATTGTTTGGCTTAACTGCATCACCAAAAGCTTTAGACAAAATCAGAGGGGCTGCTGTGGAGTAAGacttttgttctttcaaacttttaCTTTCATTGTTGGCCTACAACTTTGAAAACAAGGTTAGAAAGAACTGTGCTTTTGAAAAACCTGTCTTTTTCTACTTCTCCTCCCGCCCCCAACTTAATTACAGCCTGAGAAATATTTGtttagctgcttcttttttttgcagATAATTGGCTTTATCTATGGATACATCACTGAACAGTTCGGCTGGACTGTCTACATAGTTATGGCTGGGTTTGCTTTATCGTGTttggtaaggattttttttccccaaatcagaACATACATGTGCTATTTCACCTGAAGTAATCCTTAAATTAAGGGGCTGGCAGCACAGATAAATACTTGCTATGCAATACAGTTTGTTAATACCTATCTGTACTTTGTCCTGTAGAAAGTGCCTTACAAGCCAGTAAGTGCCTTTTCTCAAAgattttacagaatcatagaatagaatcatagaatggtttgggttggaagggaccttaaagatcatctggttccaacgcccctgccatgagcagggacattggaGAACACTGCAATTTAATACTGCTTCTGCACTAgtttttaatttcaattaaatGTTATTTGAAGTCAAGCTAATAACAGAATGGACAGTAAGGCTTTCTGTGAAGCAGCAGTTTGTCACAAAAATTTTGCACCTGGCCCATGCTAACTGGGGAGAGAGGCCAGGATGCAAAGTAGAGAATTACAGAAGTAATTCCTTATTCGTGCACACAAGGTGTCCCGTTCCAGCTGGGGCACACCAAACACGGTTTTACACAGGGTTCTTACAGCTTTCAAGTTCAGCTACAACATGGTTTGGCCAATCGCTACTTAACACACACACTACTGTTTTGAAATCCACTGTAATTTTATGGCATCATCACCCACGGTGTCCTTGTTCTAAATGTCCCTGTAGTCGGTCTTGCTACAGTTCCTTATCTACGATGCCAGATAATGGGAGAGTTTCACAGAGGCGTTAGCTGGTGTTATCTTGGTAGTCCGGGggtagccttttcttcttcagggtgGGTGCTGTTGTCCTCCTCATAATGAGCTGGGATCCTTTAGTCATTTTTACTTAAGCCTGACTATGCAGTCCACAATGTAGGCAATATATCTATAGTATGACACTGTATGAACTTTCTTAAGGCTAACTGGTATGATAGTTAGAGAATGAGATTTTCCTAATAAGCTGTAAAAAACACTTATGTAGCACCTTGATTTACATGTTCTgacttccttccttctctctaagCTAACGCTCCCTCCATGGCCTATGTACCGCCGCAATCCTCTGAAGTGGCTGCCTGTCCAGGAGTcgggaacagaagaaaagaagccaGCAGACAGAAAGCCAAAGAGACACGCTAAAAGCTAAAAAATGTAGTTTTTCATGCTGtactttgttaaattttgttaaatgCATTTCCACTGGCATACTTCTTGGCTTagcgtttgggttttttcttactattttgtatactactgatgccgtgaaaagccagagttgaagactcaatagtcggcagactattaagcaggtattctttattgcggcgctgggcacacgggggatctctcctccaaacgtgtgcaccaaagagacacagttactaggtatttatgctatgttaacatacatattaattacatttccaagaaatgtttatcatagtaatggcttttccaagaattcattaatatatggtaatgtccgtcgcacatgtttgtttggcgtctcctGGCGGGgtctgcagcctccttatctctgtagcttgcatacctgttctcccaaggcccagatgcctaaagggattattcaggagtcccttgtcttgcaaccgtcggaattattcacaaagaaccaagacttgtttctgaccacctgaagtgataacatcccctacatgttacatttgttacatttacagttatcactacCATGAGCACaccaacatctgcagagagctctctaAATTTTGGCTGGAGTTTCAGTGCAGTCACTGGGAAGGCAGGTGGGGGGGACTAACTTTAAGCAGCTACTGGAGGTCACATCTCACTCAAGTATTTTAGTAAAAAGGGACACAGCAAATCAAGTCTAGTTAAGCTGTTGCCAGAGCCTAAAAGATAATTACAGCTGGacttctaaaatatttctaaC
This region includes:
- the SPCS1 gene encoding signal peptidase complex subunit 1 — its product is MAQGRPRPRPRPRAAGGDHGGGEPTAETAGRQPGLTEDGAGRKGPVSVQLISRLPVPLPRGGVAPSRAAVPPSSRPPPGSDEEEEQEEEDREAPLAAMLSVFRSIPTQMDYKGQKLAEQIFQGIILVSAIIGFIYGYITEQFGWTVYIVMAGFALSCLLTLPPWPMYRRNPLKWLPVQESGTEEKKPADRKPKRHAKS
- the GLT8D1 gene encoding glycosyltransferase 8 domain-containing protein 1 isoform X1, which codes for MTLRKVNISILIVAVVIFLLVLHHNFLGLSDFLKRELSDSNPLGLQPIDFIPAAPQRLADERNEEEISVVIAASDERLGGAIAAMNSIYRHTRSNVIFHIVTLNDTVDHLRLWLSNTALKNLRYRILDFDPRVLEGKVQVDPQKADTLKPLTFARFYLPSLVPHAEKAIYVDDDVIVQDDILELYNTPLKPGHAAAFSDDCDSTTNKVAVRGAGNQYNYIGFLDYKKETIRKLAMKANTCSFNPGVFVANLTEWKLQNITKQLEKWMALNVVEELYSRTLAGSITTPPLLIVFYKHHSSIDPMWNVRHLGSSAGKRYSPQFVKAAKLLHWNGHFKPWGRTASYAEVWEKWYVPDPTANLYYRAVLAFWSMRGCTCSGAILKCPVQRRLTSPLGQKMLLQQHYRKQGKIFTGQHLFCVLCILLFTTSLLEEDHFVSHRKKRFLRTRSNFPWCLHHANLAQQCTVIKSCLGFGGFCFVIL
- the GLT8D1 gene encoding glycosyltransferase 8 domain-containing protein 1 isoform X2, whose amino-acid sequence is MTLRKVNISILIVAVVIFLLVLHHNFLGLSDFLKRELSDSNPLGLQPIDFIPAAPQRLADERNEEEISVVIAASDERLGGAIAAMNSIYRHTRSNVIFHIVTLNDTVDHLRLWLSNTALKNLRYRILDFDPRVLEGKVQVDPQKADTLKPLTFARFYLPSLVPHAEKAIYVDDDVIVQDDILELYNTPLKPGHAAAFSDDCDSTTNKVAVRGAGNQYNYIGFLDYKKETIRKLAMKANTCSFNPGVFVANLTEWKLQNITKQLEKWMALNVVEELYSRTLAGSITTPPLLIVFYKHHSSIDPMWNVRHLGSSAGKRYSPQFVKAAKLLHWNGHFKPWGRTASYAEVWEKCQLVLQSSPCLLEHEGMHLLRCNFEMPSPKETHFTSGTEDAPPAAL
- the GLT8D1 gene encoding glycosyltransferase 8 domain-containing protein 1 isoform X3, yielding MTLRKVNISILIVAVVIFLLVLHHNFLGLSDFLKRELSDSNPLGLQPIDFIPAAPQRLADERNEEEISVVIAASDERLGGAIAAMNSIYRHTRSNVIFHIVTLNDTVDHLRLWLSNTALKNLRYRILDFDPRVLEGKVQVDPQKADTLKPLTFARFYLPSLVPHAEKAIYVDDDVIVQDDILELYNTPLKPGHAAAFSDDCDSTTNKVAVRGAGNQYNYIGFLDYKKETIRKLAMKANTCSFNPGVFVANLTEWKLQNITKQLEKWMALNVVEELYSRTLAGSITTPPLLIVFYKHHSSIDPMWNVRHLGSSAGKRYSPQFVKAAKLLHWNGHFKPWGRTASYAEVWEKWYVPDPTGKFSLIRRHAEAYEAK